From a region of the Syngnathus typhle isolate RoL2023-S1 ecotype Sweden linkage group LG12, RoL_Styp_1.0, whole genome shotgun sequence genome:
- the zdhhc8a gene encoding palmitoyltransferase ZDHHC8B isoform X2, whose amino-acid sequence MERTHRIAGTGGGGGGGSLRASAFIPVCTAACLLVGSTSLFFVFTCPWLAVTFCPAVPPCCAVLFLFVLANFTMATFMDAGVLPMANEDEDKDDEFRAPLYKNVDVRGIQVRMKWCASCHFYRPPRCSHCSVCDRCVEDFDHHCPWVNNCIGRRNYRYFFLFLLSLTGHMVCVFSLGLVFVLHHMDQLWKLHCTVTLVVISISGLFLLPVLGLTGFHLFLVSRGRTTNEQVTGKFHGGPNPFTRGCCNNLEYLVCSPISPRYSARPRKKSVIHIQPPFLRPELDRQLSVKVSDNGNHSRASAGPETQKSPPPLPPKPEHGLLKSHLAVMEEMALRTKAIIPVSIPTVPQLRPVLEAISRGSSPIPPEQLLKTSEAPGDNKGPDLRLNTNGSPSRGALPPSLPPLQAATLSGAMTLSSRSLSLKQGGRHVSAKPQANHNAGSGGSYENLIPTVDPQCRPHRGPPAVGYFMSLGADVGAVQRGPHSYSPVFVGVARHSPQPREPSPSQHGLSSRDPSPSFPGFIQREPSPAFQGLISRDLSPASLPLKTQSLRDSLRDGTVTAPATSSRIDGLSKALMASIHERREMEERERMLRLQVRSQALYGPDASVYDIPCRRSLPLDPGQPQGARGPTPPVYGSREFLMSTGILGYGPRTSPLSASSTSSLARGPKPRCLAGYPPSERPPAPPSTCTLPRLPTSSTPPYALYGTAKRSSLTASTEGKDS is encoded by the exons ATGGAGCGGACGCATAGGATTGCCGGcaccggcggtggcggcggcggcggctcgctCCGAGCGTCCGCCTTCATCCCGGTGTGCACGGCCGCCTGCCTCCTGGTGGGCTCCACCTCACTCTTCTTCGTCTTCAC ATGCCCGTGGTTAGCAGTGACCTTCTGCCCTGCCGTGCCGCCGTGCTGCGCCGTCCTTTTCCTTTTCGTGCTAGCCAACTTCACCATGGCGACATTCATGGACGCCGGCGTTCTTCCGATGG CCAATGAGGATGAAGATAAGGATGACGAGTTCCGGGCGCCTCTTTACAAGAACGTGGACGTGAGGGGTATCCAAGTGCGGATGAAGTGGTGCGCGTCCTGTCACTTCTACAGGCCGCCGCGATGCTCGCATTGCAGCGTGTGCGATCGCTGCGTGGAG GATTTTGACCACCACTGTCCGTGGGTGAACAACTGCATCGGGAGGCGCAACTACCGctacttcttcctcttcctgttgTCCCTCACCGGTCACATGGTTTGCGTGTTCAGCCTGGGCCTGGTCTTTGTGCTGCACCACATGGACCAGCTGTGGAAGCTGCATTGCACTGTCAC TTTGGTCGTGATCAGCATATCGGGCCTGTTTCTTCTCCCTGTTCTGGGCCTGACGGGCTTCCATCTATTCCTGGTGTCACGGGGACGCACCACCAATGAACAA GTCACCGGGAAGTTTCATGGAGGACCAAATCCATTCACGCGAGGTTGCTGTAACAATTTGGAGTACCTAGTGTGCAGTCCCATCTCTCCAAG GTACTCAGCCAGGCCTCGCAAAAAGTCTGTGATTCACATTCAGCCTCCCTTCCTGAGACCAGAGCTCGACAGGCAGCTGTCCGTCAAAGTGAGCGACAACGGCAACCACAGCCGAGCCTCCGCCGGACCGGAAACACAGAAAAGTCCGCCGCCTTTGCCGCCTAAACCAGAACACGGGTTGCTGAAAAGTCACCTCGCCGTCATGGAAG aGATGGCCCTGCGCACCAAAGCCATCATCCCCGTCTCCATTCCCACTGTGCCTCAGCTGCGACCAGTCCTGGAGGCCATTTCCCGAGGATCGTCGCCCATTCCTCCGGAGCAG CTACTGAAGACCTCAGAGGCTCCGGGAGACAACAAAGGTCCTGACCTCCGCTTGAACACTAACGGAAGCCCTTCCAGGGGAGCTTTGCCCCCTTCCTTGCCCCCCTTGCAGGCCGCTACCCTCTCTGGGGCCATGACGCTCAGTTCGCGCTCACTCAGCCTCAAACAGGGCGGCCGGCACGTGAGCGCCAAGCCGCAGGCTAATCATAACGCTGGCAGCGGCGGCTCCTATGAAAACCTCATCCCGACTGTGGACCCCCAGTGTCGCCCCCACAGAGGGCCCCCCGCGGTGGGCTACTTTATGAGCCTGGGTGCCGACGTCGGGGCAGTGCAGCGCGGCCCTCACTCGTATAGTCCAGTCTTTGTGGGTGTGGCCCGACATTCCCCTCAACCCAGAGAACCGTCGCCTTCTCAGCACGGTCTCTCGTCCAGAGACCCCTCCCCTTCATTCCCGGGGTTCATCCAAAGAGAGCCTTCGCCAGCTTTCCAGGGCCTCATCTCCAGGGATCTCAGCCCGGCGAGTCTGCCCCTGAAAACCCAAAGTCTCCGAGACAGCCTCAGGGACGGGACTGTCACCGCCCCTGCCACGTCGTCCCGAATCGACGGCCTCTCTAAGGCACTCATGGCGTCCATTCATGAAAGGCGTGAGATGGAGGAGAGAGAGCGGATGCTGCGCCTGCAAGTCCGATCCCAAGCTTTGTACGGACCCGATGCCAGCGTCTACGACATCCCCTGCCGGCGGAGTCTACCGCTGGATCCCGGGCAGCCTCAGGGCGCCCGGGGACCCACCCCGCCGGTATACGGCTCCCGGGAGTTCCTGATGAGCACGGGCATCCTGGGGTACGGCCCCAGGACGTCGCCCCTCTCCGCATCGTCGACATCATCGCTCGCCCGAGGACCCAAACCGCGCTGCTTGGCTGGGTACCCGCCCTCCGAAAGACCGCCCGCCCCTCCCTCCACATGCACTCTGCCCCGTTTACCCACCTCCTCCACGCCTCCTTACGCACTCTACGGGACGGCCAAACGCTCCTCGCTCACCGCCTCCACTGAGGGGAAGGACTCGTGA
- the zdhhc8a gene encoding palmitoyltransferase ZDHHC8B isoform X3, whose product MATFMDAGVLPMANEDEDKDDEFRAPLYKNVDVRGIQVRMKWCASCHFYRPPRCSHCSVCDRCVEDFDHHCPWVNNCIGRRNYRYFFLFLLSLTGHMVCVFSLGLVFVLHHMDQLWKLHCTVTLVVISISGLFLLPVLGLTGFHLFLVSRGRTTNEQVSPYCYVTGKFHGGPNPFTRGCCNNLEYLVCSPISPRYSARPRKKSVIHIQPPFLRPELDRQLSVKVSDNGNHSRASAGPETQKSPPPLPPKPEHGLLKSHLAVMEEMALRTKAIIPVSIPTVPQLRPVLEAISRGSSPIPPEQLLKTSEAPGDNKGPDLRLNTNGSPSRGALPPSLPPLQAATLSGAMTLSSRSLSLKQGGRHVSAKPQANHNAGSGGSYENLIPTVDPQCRPHRGPPAVGYFMSLGADVGAVQRGPHSYSPVFVGVARHSPQPREPSPSQHGLSSRDPSPSFPGFIQREPSPAFQGLISRDLSPASLPLKTQSLRDSLRDGTVTAPATSSRIDGLSKALMASIHERREMEERERMLRLQVRSQALYGPDASVYDIPCRRSLPLDPGQPQGARGPTPPVYGSREFLMSTGILGYGPRTSPLSASSTSSLARGPKPRCLAGYPPSERPPAPPSTCTLPRLPTSSTPPYALYGTAKRSSLTASTEGKDS is encoded by the exons ATGGCGACATTCATGGACGCCGGCGTTCTTCCGATGG CCAATGAGGATGAAGATAAGGATGACGAGTTCCGGGCGCCTCTTTACAAGAACGTGGACGTGAGGGGTATCCAAGTGCGGATGAAGTGGTGCGCGTCCTGTCACTTCTACAGGCCGCCGCGATGCTCGCATTGCAGCGTGTGCGATCGCTGCGTGGAG GATTTTGACCACCACTGTCCGTGGGTGAACAACTGCATCGGGAGGCGCAACTACCGctacttcttcctcttcctgttgTCCCTCACCGGTCACATGGTTTGCGTGTTCAGCCTGGGCCTGGTCTTTGTGCTGCACCACATGGACCAGCTGTGGAAGCTGCATTGCACTGTCAC TTTGGTCGTGATCAGCATATCGGGCCTGTTTCTTCTCCCTGTTCTGGGCCTGACGGGCTTCCATCTATTCCTGGTGTCACGGGGACGCACCACCAATGAACAAGTCAGCCCCTATTGTTAT GTCACCGGGAAGTTTCATGGAGGACCAAATCCATTCACGCGAGGTTGCTGTAACAATTTGGAGTACCTAGTGTGCAGTCCCATCTCTCCAAG GTACTCAGCCAGGCCTCGCAAAAAGTCTGTGATTCACATTCAGCCTCCCTTCCTGAGACCAGAGCTCGACAGGCAGCTGTCCGTCAAAGTGAGCGACAACGGCAACCACAGCCGAGCCTCCGCCGGACCGGAAACACAGAAAAGTCCGCCGCCTTTGCCGCCTAAACCAGAACACGGGTTGCTGAAAAGTCACCTCGCCGTCATGGAAG aGATGGCCCTGCGCACCAAAGCCATCATCCCCGTCTCCATTCCCACTGTGCCTCAGCTGCGACCAGTCCTGGAGGCCATTTCCCGAGGATCGTCGCCCATTCCTCCGGAGCAG CTACTGAAGACCTCAGAGGCTCCGGGAGACAACAAAGGTCCTGACCTCCGCTTGAACACTAACGGAAGCCCTTCCAGGGGAGCTTTGCCCCCTTCCTTGCCCCCCTTGCAGGCCGCTACCCTCTCTGGGGCCATGACGCTCAGTTCGCGCTCACTCAGCCTCAAACAGGGCGGCCGGCACGTGAGCGCCAAGCCGCAGGCTAATCATAACGCTGGCAGCGGCGGCTCCTATGAAAACCTCATCCCGACTGTGGACCCCCAGTGTCGCCCCCACAGAGGGCCCCCCGCGGTGGGCTACTTTATGAGCCTGGGTGCCGACGTCGGGGCAGTGCAGCGCGGCCCTCACTCGTATAGTCCAGTCTTTGTGGGTGTGGCCCGACATTCCCCTCAACCCAGAGAACCGTCGCCTTCTCAGCACGGTCTCTCGTCCAGAGACCCCTCCCCTTCATTCCCGGGGTTCATCCAAAGAGAGCCTTCGCCAGCTTTCCAGGGCCTCATCTCCAGGGATCTCAGCCCGGCGAGTCTGCCCCTGAAAACCCAAAGTCTCCGAGACAGCCTCAGGGACGGGACTGTCACCGCCCCTGCCACGTCGTCCCGAATCGACGGCCTCTCTAAGGCACTCATGGCGTCCATTCATGAAAGGCGTGAGATGGAGGAGAGAGAGCGGATGCTGCGCCTGCAAGTCCGATCCCAAGCTTTGTACGGACCCGATGCCAGCGTCTACGACATCCCCTGCCGGCGGAGTCTACCGCTGGATCCCGGGCAGCCTCAGGGCGCCCGGGGACCCACCCCGCCGGTATACGGCTCCCGGGAGTTCCTGATGAGCACGGGCATCCTGGGGTACGGCCCCAGGACGTCGCCCCTCTCCGCATCGTCGACATCATCGCTCGCCCGAGGACCCAAACCGCGCTGCTTGGCTGGGTACCCGCCCTCCGAAAGACCGCCCGCCCCTCCCTCCACATGCACTCTGCCCCGTTTACCCACCTCCTCCACGCCTCCTTACGCACTCTACGGGACGGCCAAACGCTCCTCGCTCACCGCCTCCACTGAGGGGAAGGACTCGTGA
- the LOC133163586 gene encoding rhodopsin encodes MDTEELVESIIRALMFLAGIIGNNWLAISSIPSKRSAICTNDLLFINLAVSNLITNYLVDLPDTIADFAGRWFLGEAYCGVFRFCADLSETSSIFTTFFISAFWHQKLVGSLKRGGAPVKMDNVGLVMALLVGSWLTALAFSVPHFFFVSVEGTNESGEDCIDVFPDAISRKTYEVFYLTLANALPLAGMLFASGQIVMTLLKNQQRIRCRNTELGKEKAHGGAVGRVAGPSAETANGAPPKLSMVLSGKSTTSSQVRAAKSVVAVASVFLVCWLTHLLLRITNNFHTSSLVVEVASYIAASYTCIIPYIFLHGVKKLTCSCKR; translated from the coding sequence ATGGACACGGAGGAGTTGGTTGAATCTATTATCCGAGCACTTATGTTTCTGGCGGGGATCATCGGGAACAACTGGTTGGCTATCAGCTCCATCCCTTCCAAGAGGTCGGCCATCTGCACCAACGATCTTTTGTTCATCAACTTGGCAGTGTCCAACCTCATCACCAACTACCTGGTGGACCTTCCCGACACCATCGCCGACTTTGCTGGTCGCTGGTTCCTAGGCGAGGCCTACTGCGGCGTCTTCCGCTTCTGCGCGGACCTGTCGGAGACCAGCAGCATCTTCACCACCTTCTTCATTAGCGCTTTCTGGCACCAGAAGCTGGTGGGCTCCCTGAAACGGGGCGGCGCCCCCGTGAAGATGGACAACGTGGGCCTGGTGATGGCCTTGCTGGTCGGCAGCTGGCTCACGGCTTTGGCTTTTAGCGTGCCGCATTTTTTCTTTGTGAGCGTGGAGGGGACCAACGAGAGCGGGGAAGACTGTATAGATGTCTTCCCGGATGCCATCTCCAGAAAAACCTACGAGGTGTTCTACCTGACGCTGGCCAACGCCCTTCCCCTTGCCGGGATGCTCTTCGCCAGCGGTCAGATCGTGATGACGTTGCTCAAGAACCAGCAGCGAATCCGGTGTCGCAACACCGAACTCGGCAAGGAGAAAGCTCACGGAGGAGCCGTCGGGAGAGTTGCCGGGCCGAGCGCCGAAACCGCCAACGGAGCTCCACCCaagctgtccatggtgctgtcggggaagtccaccaccagctctcAAGTGCGTGCGGCCAAAAGCGTGGTGGCGGTGGCCAGTGTTTTCCTGGTGTGCTGGTTGACTCATCTGCTGCTTCGCATCACCAATAACTTCCACACCTCCTcgctggtggtggaggtggcCAGCTACATCGCGGCCTCCTACACCTGCATCATACCATACATATTCCTGCACGGAGTCAAAAAGCTCACATGCTCATGCAAgagatag
- the zdhhc8a gene encoding palmitoyltransferase ZDHHC8B isoform X1, translated as MERTHRIAGTGGGGGGGSLRASAFIPVCTAACLLVGSTSLFFVFTCPWLAVTFCPAVPPCCAVLFLFVLANFTMATFMDAGVLPMANEDEDKDDEFRAPLYKNVDVRGIQVRMKWCASCHFYRPPRCSHCSVCDRCVEDFDHHCPWVNNCIGRRNYRYFFLFLLSLTGHMVCVFSLGLVFVLHHMDQLWKLHCTVTLVVISISGLFLLPVLGLTGFHLFLVSRGRTTNEQVSPYCYVTGKFHGGPNPFTRGCCNNLEYLVCSPISPRYSARPRKKSVIHIQPPFLRPELDRQLSVKVSDNGNHSRASAGPETQKSPPPLPPKPEHGLLKSHLAVMEEMALRTKAIIPVSIPTVPQLRPVLEAISRGSSPIPPEQLLKTSEAPGDNKGPDLRLNTNGSPSRGALPPSLPPLQAATLSGAMTLSSRSLSLKQGGRHVSAKPQANHNAGSGGSYENLIPTVDPQCRPHRGPPAVGYFMSLGADVGAVQRGPHSYSPVFVGVARHSPQPREPSPSQHGLSSRDPSPSFPGFIQREPSPAFQGLISRDLSPASLPLKTQSLRDSLRDGTVTAPATSSRIDGLSKALMASIHERREMEERERMLRLQVRSQALYGPDASVYDIPCRRSLPLDPGQPQGARGPTPPVYGSREFLMSTGILGYGPRTSPLSASSTSSLARGPKPRCLAGYPPSERPPAPPSTCTLPRLPTSSTPPYALYGTAKRSSLTASTEGKDS; from the exons ATGGAGCGGACGCATAGGATTGCCGGcaccggcggtggcggcggcggcggctcgctCCGAGCGTCCGCCTTCATCCCGGTGTGCACGGCCGCCTGCCTCCTGGTGGGCTCCACCTCACTCTTCTTCGTCTTCAC ATGCCCGTGGTTAGCAGTGACCTTCTGCCCTGCCGTGCCGCCGTGCTGCGCCGTCCTTTTCCTTTTCGTGCTAGCCAACTTCACCATGGCGACATTCATGGACGCCGGCGTTCTTCCGATGG CCAATGAGGATGAAGATAAGGATGACGAGTTCCGGGCGCCTCTTTACAAGAACGTGGACGTGAGGGGTATCCAAGTGCGGATGAAGTGGTGCGCGTCCTGTCACTTCTACAGGCCGCCGCGATGCTCGCATTGCAGCGTGTGCGATCGCTGCGTGGAG GATTTTGACCACCACTGTCCGTGGGTGAACAACTGCATCGGGAGGCGCAACTACCGctacttcttcctcttcctgttgTCCCTCACCGGTCACATGGTTTGCGTGTTCAGCCTGGGCCTGGTCTTTGTGCTGCACCACATGGACCAGCTGTGGAAGCTGCATTGCACTGTCAC TTTGGTCGTGATCAGCATATCGGGCCTGTTTCTTCTCCCTGTTCTGGGCCTGACGGGCTTCCATCTATTCCTGGTGTCACGGGGACGCACCACCAATGAACAAGTCAGCCCCTATTGTTAT GTCACCGGGAAGTTTCATGGAGGACCAAATCCATTCACGCGAGGTTGCTGTAACAATTTGGAGTACCTAGTGTGCAGTCCCATCTCTCCAAG GTACTCAGCCAGGCCTCGCAAAAAGTCTGTGATTCACATTCAGCCTCCCTTCCTGAGACCAGAGCTCGACAGGCAGCTGTCCGTCAAAGTGAGCGACAACGGCAACCACAGCCGAGCCTCCGCCGGACCGGAAACACAGAAAAGTCCGCCGCCTTTGCCGCCTAAACCAGAACACGGGTTGCTGAAAAGTCACCTCGCCGTCATGGAAG aGATGGCCCTGCGCACCAAAGCCATCATCCCCGTCTCCATTCCCACTGTGCCTCAGCTGCGACCAGTCCTGGAGGCCATTTCCCGAGGATCGTCGCCCATTCCTCCGGAGCAG CTACTGAAGACCTCAGAGGCTCCGGGAGACAACAAAGGTCCTGACCTCCGCTTGAACACTAACGGAAGCCCTTCCAGGGGAGCTTTGCCCCCTTCCTTGCCCCCCTTGCAGGCCGCTACCCTCTCTGGGGCCATGACGCTCAGTTCGCGCTCACTCAGCCTCAAACAGGGCGGCCGGCACGTGAGCGCCAAGCCGCAGGCTAATCATAACGCTGGCAGCGGCGGCTCCTATGAAAACCTCATCCCGACTGTGGACCCCCAGTGTCGCCCCCACAGAGGGCCCCCCGCGGTGGGCTACTTTATGAGCCTGGGTGCCGACGTCGGGGCAGTGCAGCGCGGCCCTCACTCGTATAGTCCAGTCTTTGTGGGTGTGGCCCGACATTCCCCTCAACCCAGAGAACCGTCGCCTTCTCAGCACGGTCTCTCGTCCAGAGACCCCTCCCCTTCATTCCCGGGGTTCATCCAAAGAGAGCCTTCGCCAGCTTTCCAGGGCCTCATCTCCAGGGATCTCAGCCCGGCGAGTCTGCCCCTGAAAACCCAAAGTCTCCGAGACAGCCTCAGGGACGGGACTGTCACCGCCCCTGCCACGTCGTCCCGAATCGACGGCCTCTCTAAGGCACTCATGGCGTCCATTCATGAAAGGCGTGAGATGGAGGAGAGAGAGCGGATGCTGCGCCTGCAAGTCCGATCCCAAGCTTTGTACGGACCCGATGCCAGCGTCTACGACATCCCCTGCCGGCGGAGTCTACCGCTGGATCCCGGGCAGCCTCAGGGCGCCCGGGGACCCACCCCGCCGGTATACGGCTCCCGGGAGTTCCTGATGAGCACGGGCATCCTGGGGTACGGCCCCAGGACGTCGCCCCTCTCCGCATCGTCGACATCATCGCTCGCCCGAGGACCCAAACCGCGCTGCTTGGCTGGGTACCCGCCCTCCGAAAGACCGCCCGCCCCTCCCTCCACATGCACTCTGCCCCGTTTACCCACCTCCTCCACGCCTCCTTACGCACTCTACGGGACGGCCAAACGCTCCTCGCTCACCGCCTCCACTGAGGGGAAGGACTCGTGA